The Planifilum fulgidum DNA segment GTTGCATGTTTATGGGAAATAAACAGATAAAGGAAATTAGATTTGGTAAATTAGGCGGATCACAAAGCCTTTTCCTCTCTTCGAGAGGAGCAAGGCCATTTTTTTGATGTTTTGAGCCACGGCAATAAGGAGGCATTGCTCTCTGACTTTGGCAAGCCCCCTGTAGCGTGCATAACGAAGCCCATGAAGTTCTTTGGCGTCAGCGAAGCTGCGCTCAATGGTCTGACTCCGTCGTTTATACAGTTGTTTGCC contains these protein-coding regions:
- a CDS encoding transposase, which codes for GKQLYKRRSQTIERSFADAKELHGLRYARYRGLAKVREQCLLIAVAQNIKKMALLLSKRGKGFVIRLIYQI